Proteins encoded in a region of the Vicia villosa cultivar HV-30 ecotype Madison, WI unplaced genomic scaffold, Vvil1.0 ctg.001954F_1_1, whole genome shotgun sequence genome:
- the LOC131637258 gene encoding uncharacterized protein LOC131637258 gives MLPAAEGGPPGPAYKDILRAHQAQLDHTQDLLPLCRQIADRCLGAIAEGFFPEGTAHRRVLEDMIRMTESAFMYRRHRGRTCGTLDARGRASRALGGLRGGDGAGGHGQDEMRKFLVPRTNIENINVVQPEAEVEETPPNVANEFNSYEIKDAAYCFYCFLFKPPGRAEHFGYEIFNKDEFKDWKHTSKGFKDHIGSHNSTHNSCMKHYDNYNNQRQSVTSIFARATTESEELYKIRLTCSLDCTRYLIAQGIAFGGHDESSTSLNKGNFREMVDWVKSNDEKVRDAFDRGPKNCTITSGEIQKELATCCAHEVTKVIMKELGERKFSMLIDESRDISIKEQMEVMLRLLNDKGKVVEQFIALYHVKYTTSEALKDAIYGILDRHTLSISRIRGQGYDGASNMRGEFNGLQRKILDEIPYAFYVHCYAHRLQLVVVSVASSCSSIHDFFEYISLIVTTTNASCKIRDALTEAEHQYILNRLKR, from the exons ATGCTTCCAGCTGCCGAGGGAGGTCCGCCCGGACCAGCCTACAAGGATATTCTCCGTGCGCATCAGGCTCAGTTGGACCatactcaggatcttcttcctctGTGTCGTCAGATAGCTGACAGGTGCCTCGGAGCCATTGCAGAGGGTTTCTTTCCTGAGGGGACTGCTCATAGGCGTGTGCTGGAGGATATGATCAGGATGACAGAGAGTGCATTTATGTACCGTCGACATCGAGGCAGGACCTGTGGGACACTTGATGCCAGGGGTAGAGCCAGCAGAGCCCTTGGTGGACTCAGAGGCGGAGACGGAGCCGGAGGACATGGCCAGGACG AGATGAGAAAGTTTTTGGTTCCTAGAACAAATATTGAGAATATTAATGTTGTACAACCGGAAGCCGAAGTAGAAGAAACACCACCTAATGTGGCCAATGAATTTAATTCATATGAGATT AAGGATGCAGCttattgtttttattgctttctctTTAAGCCGCCCGGGAGGGCCGAACACTTTGGTTATGAAATCTTCAACAAAGACGAATTTAAAGATTGGAAGCATACATCTAAAGGCTTCAAAGATCATATTGGTAGTCATAATAGTACGCATAACTCATGTATGAAGCACTATGAcaattataataatcaaagacaAAGTGTGACAAGTATCTTTGCTAGAGCAACTACGGAATCAGAAGAATTGTATAAGATCCGTTTGACTTGTTCTTTAGATTGTACTAGATATCTCATAGCACAAGGCATCGCTTTCGGTGGCCATGATGAAAGCTCTACTTCTCTAAATAAGGGAAATTTTAGAGAGATGGTGGATTGGGTAAAATCTAATGATGAAAAAGTGAGAGATGCTTTTGACCGTGGTCCAAAAAATTGCACAATAACTTCCGGTGAAATTCAAAAGGAGCTTGCAACGTGTTGTGCACATGAAGTTACCAAGGTGATTATGAAAGAGCTTGGTGAAAGAAAATTCTCTATGCTTATTGATGAGTCGCGTGATATATCTATCAAAGAGCAAATGGAGGTGATGTTGAG GCTCTTGAACGACAAAGGGAAAGTTGTGGAACAATTTATTGCTCTATATCATGTCAAATATACTACATCTGAGGCACTAAAAGATGCtatttatggtattcttgatcgTCACACGTTATCTATTTCAAGGATACGAGGGCAAGGATATGATGGGGCTTCAAATATGAGAGGTGAATTTAATGGTTTGCAAAGAAAGATTCTAGATGAAATCCCTTATGCTTTCTATGTCCATTGTTATGCTCACCGTTTGCAATTGGTGGTTGTGTCTGTTGCTAGTAGTTGCTCATCTATTCATGATTTCTTTGAGTACATCTCATTGATTGTAACCACAACAAATGCATCTTGCAAGATAAGGGATGCTTTGACGGAGGCAGAACACCAATATATTTTGAATAGACTTAAGAGGTGA